A single region of the Oreochromis niloticus isolate F11D_XX linkage group LG19, O_niloticus_UMD_NMBU, whole genome shotgun sequence genome encodes:
- the letm1 gene encoding mitochondrial proton/calcium exchanger protein isoform X1, which translates to MALILFTRSRAPLMKTSRSLKNEFRKGKGKLQEGSYFSCTAFTLSSQKPDGLRLGSLAQVSSFGPSLPVSDEFVGPCQSSDTQRLYCTFALGTSGSLYPAVAPGPQWTIARPRDIPGVRWIHTTRRRWDDSKVEKSLRSLKDKKKKLEEGGPVYSPTLDAEPVRRTLRQWVVDEIKHYYHGFRLLWIDTTIAGRMLWRVLNGHPLSRRERRQFLRTCADVFRLLPFLVFIIVPFMEFLLPVALKLFPNMLPSTFETQSKKEERLKKELRVKLEMAKFLQDTIEEIALRNKAAKGDVTEEFSTFFQKIRDSGERPSNEQIIKFSKLFEDELTLDNLTRPQLVALCRLLELQSIGTNNFLRFQLIMKLRAIRADDKLIAEEGVESLNVNEVQAACRVRGMRSLGVTEERLREQLGQWLELHLNQQIPTSLLLLSRAMYLPDTLSPADQLKTTLQTLPEMVTKEAQLMAAELELSKVDNKTKLETMLQEEAAIRQDNKDREMERLADAAEKAAREGEPELQAERMKRSEAEPASSKAEKAADSETLKDTAPIIEGLKAEEITKEEIDLLSDACSKLKEQKKLLTLEKEELEELKDDVQEYNEDLEEIKKELSKTGQEKAIEESKASQRLSKRVNRMIGRIDKIILELEKDKVILDGQMDSGSTPPVGLFYTFRENLVSIDELINVMRQIQNIPEHKLQSIAEALDDNKDGKIDIDDVIKVVELIDKEDIDISTSQVADIMVMLQKEEKLMGKEKAKEKAEKEQAATLKS; encoded by the exons ATGGCGTTAATCCTGTTTACAAGATCGCGGGCACCTTTAATGAAAACGTCTCGATCCCTAAAGAATGAATTCAGGAAAGGCAAAG GGAAATTACAGGAGGGTTCCTATTTCAGCTGCACAGCCTTCACACTTTCCAGTCAAAA ACCTGATGGGCTCCGACTTGGCAGCTTGGCTCAGGTCTCTTCGTTCGGTCCTTCCTTGCCCGTGTCAGATGAATTTGTGGGTCCCTGTCAGAGCTCTGACACACAGCGGCTCTACTGCACTTTTGCATTGGGGACTTCTGGATCACTGTACCCTGCGGTCGCACCGGGGCCCCAATGGACAATAGCACGACCGCGAGACATCCCTGGTGTCAGGTGGATACATACCACGAGGAGGAGATGGGACGACTCCAAGGTGGAGAAGTCGCTGCGTTCGTTAAAGGATAAGAAAAAGAAGCTGGAGGAAGGAGGGCCGGTGTACAGCCCGACACTGGACGCAGAGCCTGTCCGAAGGACGCTCCGACAGTGGGTTGTAGATGAAATCAAGCACTACTACCatggcttcaggctgctttggATCGATACCACCATTGCTGGGCGGATGCTCTGGAGGGTGCTGAACGGACATCCCCTGTCTCGCCGTGAGAGGAGACAG TTTCTCAGAACATGTGCTGATGTCTTCAGACTTCTTCCCTTCCTGGTGTTTATCATCGTTCCCTTCATGGAGTTCCTGCTTCCTGTAGCTCTGAAACTCTTCCCCAACATGCTGCCGTCCACCTTTGAGACACAGTCAAAGAAG GAGGAGAGGTTGAAAAAGGAGCTGAGGGTCAAACTGGAGATGGCCAAGTTCTTGCAGGACACGATTGAGGAGATCGCTCTGAGGAATAAGGCAGCAAAAGGCGACGTGACGGAGGAATTCTCCACCTTCTTCCAAAAG ATCCGGGACTCTGGGGAGCGTCCCAGTAATGAGCAGATCATAAAGTTCTCCAAACTGTTTGAGGATGAGCTGACGCTGGACAACCTGACTCGACCTCAGCTTGTGGCGCTTTGTCGTCTCCTGGAACTCCAGTCAATTGGGACCAACAACTTCCTCCGCTTCCAGCTCATCATGAAGCTGAGGGCCATCCGCGCAGACGACAAG CTGATAGCAGAGGAGGGGGTGGAAAGCCTGAATGTGAACGAAGTGCAGGCAGCGTGTCGCGTCAGAGGGATGAGATCTCTGGGAGTCACAGAAGAACGACTAAGAGAACAACTCGGCCAG TGGTTGGAGCTGCATCTCAACCAGCAGATCCCCACCTCTCTGCTGCTTTTGTCTCGAGCCATGTACCTCCCAGATACCCTGTCTCCTGCAGACCAGCTGAAAACCACGCTGCAAACACTTCCTGAAATGGTG ACCAAAGAGGCCCAGTTAATGGCGGCGGAGTTGGAGCTCTCCAAAGTGGATAACAAGACCAAACTGGAGACCATGCTGCAGGAGGAGGCAGCCATACGGCAGGACAACAAGGACCGAGAGATGGAGAGGCTGGCTGACGCTGCAGAGAAGGCTGCCAGG GAGGGCGAACCCGAGCTTCAAGCAGAGAGGATGAAGCGCAGTGAGGCAGAGCCAGCTTCATCTAAAGCTGAAAAGGCAGCTGATTCAGAGACACTGAAGGACACCGCGCCCATTATAGAGGGACTCAAG GCTGAGGAGATCACCAAGGAAGAGATTGACCTGTTGAGTGATGCCTGCTCAAAGCTGAAGGAGCAGAAGAAACTGCTGACTCTGGAGAAAGAGGAGCTGGAAGAGCTGAAGGATGATGTCCAGGAGTACAATGAG GATCTGGAGGAGATAAAAAAAGAGCTCTCCAAGACTGGTCAGGAGAAGGCCATAGAGGAGTCAAAGGCCAGCCAGCGGCTTTCTAAGAGGGTGAACCGAATGATCGGTCGCATTGACAAGATCATCCTGGAGCTGGAGAAGGACAAGGTCATcctggatggacagatggacagTGGATCCACCCCACCTGTTGG TCTGTTCTATACCTTTAGGGAGAACCTGGTCAGCATCGACGAGCTCATCAACGTCATGCGGCAGATCCAGAACATTCCCGAGCACAAGCTGCAGAGCATCGCCGAGGCCCTCGACGACAACAAGGACGGGAAGATTGACATCGACGACGTCATCAAA gTAGTGGAACTGATCGACAAGGAGGACATCGACATCTCCACCTCACAGGTGGCCGACATCATGGTGATGCTTCAGAAAGAGGAGAAGCTGATGGGGAAGGAAAAGGCCAAAGAGAAGGCAGAGAAGGAACAGGCAGCCACACTCAAAAGTTAA
- the letm1 gene encoding mitochondrial proton/calcium exchanger protein isoform X2 has translation MALILFTRSRAPLMKTSRSLKNEFRKGKGKLQEGSYFSCTAFTLSSQKPDGLRLGSLAQVSSFGPSLPVSDEFVGPCQSSDTQRLYCTFALGTSGSLYPAVAPGPQWTIARPRDIPGVRWIHTTRRRWDDSKVEKSLRSLKDKKKKLEEGGPVYSPTLDAEPVRRTLRQWVVDEIKHYYHGFRLLWIDTTIAGRMLWRVLNGHPLSRRERRQFLRTCADVFRLLPFLVFIIVPFMEFLLPVALKLFPNMLPSTFETQSKKEERLKKELRVKLEMAKFLQDTIEEIALRNKAAKGDVTEEFSTFFQKIRDSGERPSNEQIIKFSKLFEDELTLDNLTRPQLVALCRLLELQSIGTNNFLRFQLIMKLRAIRADDKLIAEEGVESLNVNEVQAACRVRGMRSLGVTEERLREQLGQWLELHLNQQIPTSLLLLSRAMYLPDTLSPADQLKTTLQTLPEMVTKEAQLMAAELELSKVDNKTKLETMLQEEAAIRQDNKDREMERLADAAEKAAREGEPELQAERMKRSEAEPASSKAEKAADSETLKDTAPIIEGLKAEEITKEEIDLLSDACSKLKEQKKLLTLEKEELEELKDDVQEYNEDLEEIKKELSKTGQEKAIEESKASQRLSKRVNRMIGRIDKIILELEKDKVILDGQMDSGSTPPVGENLVSIDELINVMRQIQNIPEHKLQSIAEALDDNKDGKIDIDDVIKVVELIDKEDIDISTSQVADIMVMLQKEEKLMGKEKAKEKAEKEQAATLKS, from the exons ATGGCGTTAATCCTGTTTACAAGATCGCGGGCACCTTTAATGAAAACGTCTCGATCCCTAAAGAATGAATTCAGGAAAGGCAAAG GGAAATTACAGGAGGGTTCCTATTTCAGCTGCACAGCCTTCACACTTTCCAGTCAAAA ACCTGATGGGCTCCGACTTGGCAGCTTGGCTCAGGTCTCTTCGTTCGGTCCTTCCTTGCCCGTGTCAGATGAATTTGTGGGTCCCTGTCAGAGCTCTGACACACAGCGGCTCTACTGCACTTTTGCATTGGGGACTTCTGGATCACTGTACCCTGCGGTCGCACCGGGGCCCCAATGGACAATAGCACGACCGCGAGACATCCCTGGTGTCAGGTGGATACATACCACGAGGAGGAGATGGGACGACTCCAAGGTGGAGAAGTCGCTGCGTTCGTTAAAGGATAAGAAAAAGAAGCTGGAGGAAGGAGGGCCGGTGTACAGCCCGACACTGGACGCAGAGCCTGTCCGAAGGACGCTCCGACAGTGGGTTGTAGATGAAATCAAGCACTACTACCatggcttcaggctgctttggATCGATACCACCATTGCTGGGCGGATGCTCTGGAGGGTGCTGAACGGACATCCCCTGTCTCGCCGTGAGAGGAGACAG TTTCTCAGAACATGTGCTGATGTCTTCAGACTTCTTCCCTTCCTGGTGTTTATCATCGTTCCCTTCATGGAGTTCCTGCTTCCTGTAGCTCTGAAACTCTTCCCCAACATGCTGCCGTCCACCTTTGAGACACAGTCAAAGAAG GAGGAGAGGTTGAAAAAGGAGCTGAGGGTCAAACTGGAGATGGCCAAGTTCTTGCAGGACACGATTGAGGAGATCGCTCTGAGGAATAAGGCAGCAAAAGGCGACGTGACGGAGGAATTCTCCACCTTCTTCCAAAAG ATCCGGGACTCTGGGGAGCGTCCCAGTAATGAGCAGATCATAAAGTTCTCCAAACTGTTTGAGGATGAGCTGACGCTGGACAACCTGACTCGACCTCAGCTTGTGGCGCTTTGTCGTCTCCTGGAACTCCAGTCAATTGGGACCAACAACTTCCTCCGCTTCCAGCTCATCATGAAGCTGAGGGCCATCCGCGCAGACGACAAG CTGATAGCAGAGGAGGGGGTGGAAAGCCTGAATGTGAACGAAGTGCAGGCAGCGTGTCGCGTCAGAGGGATGAGATCTCTGGGAGTCACAGAAGAACGACTAAGAGAACAACTCGGCCAG TGGTTGGAGCTGCATCTCAACCAGCAGATCCCCACCTCTCTGCTGCTTTTGTCTCGAGCCATGTACCTCCCAGATACCCTGTCTCCTGCAGACCAGCTGAAAACCACGCTGCAAACACTTCCTGAAATGGTG ACCAAAGAGGCCCAGTTAATGGCGGCGGAGTTGGAGCTCTCCAAAGTGGATAACAAGACCAAACTGGAGACCATGCTGCAGGAGGAGGCAGCCATACGGCAGGACAACAAGGACCGAGAGATGGAGAGGCTGGCTGACGCTGCAGAGAAGGCTGCCAGG GAGGGCGAACCCGAGCTTCAAGCAGAGAGGATGAAGCGCAGTGAGGCAGAGCCAGCTTCATCTAAAGCTGAAAAGGCAGCTGATTCAGAGACACTGAAGGACACCGCGCCCATTATAGAGGGACTCAAG GCTGAGGAGATCACCAAGGAAGAGATTGACCTGTTGAGTGATGCCTGCTCAAAGCTGAAGGAGCAGAAGAAACTGCTGACTCTGGAGAAAGAGGAGCTGGAAGAGCTGAAGGATGATGTCCAGGAGTACAATGAG GATCTGGAGGAGATAAAAAAAGAGCTCTCCAAGACTGGTCAGGAGAAGGCCATAGAGGAGTCAAAGGCCAGCCAGCGGCTTTCTAAGAGGGTGAACCGAATGATCGGTCGCATTGACAAGATCATCCTGGAGCTGGAGAAGGACAAGGTCATcctggatggacagatggacagTGGATCCACCCCACCTGTTGG GGAGAACCTGGTCAGCATCGACGAGCTCATCAACGTCATGCGGCAGATCCAGAACATTCCCGAGCACAAGCTGCAGAGCATCGCCGAGGCCCTCGACGACAACAAGGACGGGAAGATTGACATCGACGACGTCATCAAA gTAGTGGAACTGATCGACAAGGAGGACATCGACATCTCCACCTCACAGGTGGCCGACATCATGGTGATGCTTCAGAAAGAGGAGAAGCTGATGGGGAAGGAAAAGGCCAAAGAGAAGGCAGAGAAGGAACAGGCAGCCACACTCAAAAGTTAA